Below is a genomic region from Desulfonatronum thiosulfatophilum.
GTCCAGGCCGCGGAATCCAAGCAGGCGCTGCTGGAGAACGAGAGTATCGCGTCCATTCTTGTCCGTGGCCGCAAAGGAGGCTCGGCCCTGGCCGCTGCCGCTCTGAACGCTCTGGCCGGGATGGCTCTGCAGGCCGCAACCAAGCCTGATCCGGAGGATGCGTGATGGTCTTGAAGAAACGTTTATCGGTTTTGCGATAAGATGAACCGACGGGGCAAGGTCCGCATCGGCTTCACCACCGGTTCAGCGGCGGTTGCCGCGGCAAAGGCCGGGCTGCTTTTTTTAGCTGCAGGAAAAAGGAACCATCGGATCGGCATTCCTTGTCCGGACGGACATGTGCGGCTGATCATCCCGGTCGAGCACTTGGAACCGGAACCGGACGGCTCGGCAGGGCCGGCGGTGCGCGTCACTGTCCGCAAACGGGCCGGTGACGATCCGGACGCCACGCACAACGCCGCCATCGTGGTTCGCGTCCGAATGGAGGCGGCGGCATATCCGGAGGTTGTTATCCAGGGGGGAAAGGGCGTTGGCACGGTCACTCGTCCGGGGCTGCCCGTGCCGGTGGGTGAGGCGGCCATCAATCCCGGACCGCGGCGGCAAATGCAACGCGCGTTGCTGGAGACGCTGGAACGTCTTGACCTGACCGCCCGGGTCCATGTTCTGGTGGAGGTCCCGGAGGGACTTGTCCTGGCGGAAAAAACCCTCAATCCAAGATTGGGCATACTCGGCGGCATTTCCATTCTGGGTACCCGGGGCACGGTGAAGGCGTTCAGCCACGCGGCGTGGAAGGATACGATCCGTCAGTGTCTGGACGTGGCTCTGGCTGAACAGCTGGACGCTGTTGCTCTGAGTACCGGCGGCCGGGGGCAGCGTTTTCTGGAAGCCGTCCTGCCGGAACTTCCCGGAGCAGCCTTCATCCAGGTCGGAGACCATCCGGGCTTCGCCCTGCGTCAGGCTTCCCAGCGGGGCATGAGCCGCCTGGTCTGGGGAGGATTCTGGGGCAAGCTTGTCAAAATGGCCCAGGGCCGTCCACAGACCCATGCCCGCCTGTTCCCGGTGGATCTTAACGCGCTTGCCGAACTGGCGCTTCGGGTAGGCGTGGAACGGGACCTGGCCGCATCCATTGCCGAGGCGAACACGGCACGGCATGCCCTTGACCTGTTGCGAGCCTCCAGCTGCTGCGAGCAGGCTGTCCGCAGGGTTCTGGAAGCGGCCTGCCGCCATTGTCGTTGCTGGGCACGGGGGACAATGGATCTGGAATTGATTTTGCTGGATTATGACGGTTGCGTGATACAACGTGTTCAGTGCCCGAAGGGCATTGGTAATTCAAGAAAACCTTAGACTTTGAGGATGGTCCGCATGGGAAAGATTATCGCCGTTTGCACCAGCCCTAAAAAGGGGCAACGCAAGAAAAATATCAATCAGGGGATGCTGGTGGCGGAACACGGGCTGCAGGACGATGCCCATGCCGGGCCGTGGCACCGCCAGGTCAGCCTGTTGGCCATGGAAAGCATCAAGAAGATGCAGGACGCAGGGTTAAAGGTGGGGCCGGGCGACTTTGCCGAGAACCTGACCACCGAGGGCATTGACTTGCCTGTTCTGCCCCTGGGCACGAAGCTGCGCATCGGCGAGACGGCCGTGGGAGAGGTGACCCAGATCGGCAAGGAATGCCATACCCGGTGCGCCATATTTCACCAAGCCGGCGACTGCGTGATGCCCAAGGAGGGCATTTTCATCCGGGTGCTCTTAGGCGGTCCGGTGCAGGTCGGGGACGCAGTGGAGGTGATACCGTAGGGGCGATCCCTGTTATTGCCTTTTGCCGACACCCCTCAGGCTCGTCCTTCGCAAAGCTATGCTGCCGGCGGCGCCATGCCGCGAAACTTGATGCAGAGCATGGTGATGTCGTCGGACTGATCCGCTTCTGCCACATGCAGGGCCAGGTCGGTCTGAACGTGCCGGATTGCGGCGGTTGCGTCGCGTTCCGGAAGTGTCTCCATGGTGGCCAGCAGCCTTTCGTCGGAGTACAGCTCCTTCCTGATGTTCATGGCCTCGGTGATGCCGTCGGTGTAGAGAAACAACAATTCATCGGGAGCCAGATTCGTTTCCAGCGGACTATAGGGCAGATCCTCCATGGCGCCGACCATGGGACCGCTGCGGCCTTCCAGGAAACGAGCCTTGCCGTCCCGGTCCACAATGACCGGCTGATTGTGTCCGCCGTTGGAATACCGCAACTCACCCGTGCGGACGTCGAGGACTCCGATGAACAAGGTCACGAACATGGAGTTGGGGTTGTTGGGCGCCAGGTTATTGTTCATGGTTTCCATGATCCGGGCCGGGTTCAATTCTTCGACCGCGGCGATCCGGAACAGGGTCCGGCTGACGGCCATGAACAGCGCCGCGGGAACGCCCTTGTCCGAGACATCGCCCACGGCAAAGCAGAAGTGATGTTCGTCGATGAAGAAAAAGTCGTAGAGATCTCCCCCGACTTCCCGGGCCGGTTCCAGCACGGCGTACAGGTCGAACTCGGGACGCTCGGGATAAGGCGGAAACGTTTTGGGGATCAGGCCGAGCTGAATTTCCCGGGCCACGCTGAGTTCGGTTTCCATGCGCTCGTTGAGCGCCGTGGTTTCGAGCAAAGAGCGGACATTGTCCCGCAGGGAGTGGTCCATGAAGATCAGGGCTTCGGCGAGCCTGCCAACCTCGTCCTTGTTCTGGCGCGGCAGGTGATCAATGGCCGTGCTGCGCGGATCGGCAGAGGTGAAGTCCGTCTCGGGCATGGATTTGGCGTAATCCGTCAAGGCGTTCAGGGGCCTGGTCAGCCGGATGGCCAGCAGCAGCCCCAGGGCCAGGCTGGCCAGAAGCACGCCGGCGATGATCAGGCTCAGGCGCGAAACCAGATCCCGGGCCGGGGCGCTGATCTCATCGACAAAACCCATGGCGGCCACATACCAGCCCAGGGTCCTGAAGTACCCGCTAAACGCTTCTATTTCGCGGAGCTGCATATCCTCCTCAGTCCGGAGCACGATGCGGATCGAAGCCCGTTCCCTGCTCTGAGCCGCGGCCTTGAGTTCTTCCAGGATGAGGCCGCCAGTCAGTTCGTTGATCGCACCTTCAAGATTCAGGGCCTCATATGCCGGCTGAATGAGCATCTCGCCCTGGGCGTTGAAAAGCGCTATTGAGCCGGATTTGGCGATGCGGATCTTGCTGAAGTTGACCCGCAAATTGTTTATCAACTCCTCCAGCTTGCGTTCACCCTCCCGTTCCAGTTCTTCGATGTCCACGGCTGCCCCGATGATCCAGTCCGTGAGCGGGTAATGAACGAACCACCCGAATTTCTTGACCGGATGGGCGTGGTCGGTCCAGGGCCAGAAAAAGGTGGCCGAAGCATGGCCTTGCCGCCGGACTTCCTCCTCCACGGCCCTGGCCAGGGGCAGGCCCTTGATGTCCTGGATCTGGTTCAGATTGGAACCTCGGGCTTCCTTGTGCGGGTGGGCCAAAAGCACGCCCTGAAGATCAAAGACCAGAAGCTCGGTTCCTTCCACAAAGGTGGGAGCGCTTAACCAGTCCAGGGCACGCTGCATGGCATCTTGCCCGGCTTTCTCGGCTGGCGGGGCAGCGGCAAATATCTCGTCCAAACCGGTATGGGCCATCATGGTCATGCCCTGCAGCGTGCGGCGATGCGCATTCACCGCATCCATTCGGCTGCGCAACAAGTCCCGATATCCGCTCTGGATGTTCAGCTCCACCAGCTCCAAAACGTTGCGGGCGCTGCGCTGTTCGGCGTCGAACATGGCTTCTTCCACGTCCCGGTGCGTGAAGTACAGTACGAGAACAGCCACCAGGGCGAGAATTACGCATACCAGAAAAAATATTTTGGTCTTCAATGAATGGAACAAATCTTTCTCCCTTGATGGCTTCAGTACAAAAAATGAAAAAAAATGCGCTGCCATGCATGGCC
It encodes:
- a CDS encoding MOSC domain-containing protein, with protein sequence MGKIIAVCTSPKKGQRKKNINQGMLVAEHGLQDDAHAGPWHRQVSLLAMESIKKMQDAGLKVGPGDFAENLTTEGIDLPVLPLGTKLRIGETAVGEVTQIGKECHTRCAIFHQAGDCVMPKEGIFIRVLLGGPVQVGDAVEVIP
- a CDS encoding SpoIIE family protein phosphatase, with product MFHSLKTKIFFLVCVILALVAVLVLYFTHRDVEEAMFDAEQRSARNVLELVELNIQSGYRDLLRSRMDAVNAHRRTLQGMTMMAHTGLDEIFAAAPPAEKAGQDAMQRALDWLSAPTFVEGTELLVFDLQGVLLAHPHKEARGSNLNQIQDIKGLPLARAVEEEVRRQGHASATFFWPWTDHAHPVKKFGWFVHYPLTDWIIGAAVDIEELEREGERKLEELINNLRVNFSKIRIAKSGSIALFNAQGEMLIQPAYEALNLEGAINELTGGLILEELKAAAQSRERASIRIVLRTEEDMQLREIEAFSGYFRTLGWYVAAMGFVDEISAPARDLVSRLSLIIAGVLLASLALGLLLAIRLTRPLNALTDYAKSMPETDFTSADPRSTAIDHLPRQNKDEVGRLAEALIFMDHSLRDNVRSLLETTALNERMETELSVAREIQLGLIPKTFPPYPERPEFDLYAVLEPAREVGGDLYDFFFIDEHHFCFAVGDVSDKGVPAALFMAVSRTLFRIAAVEELNPARIMETMNNNLAPNNPNSMFVTLFIGVLDVRTGELRYSNGGHNQPVIVDRDGKARFLEGRSGPMVGAMEDLPYSPLETNLAPDELLFLYTDGITEAMNIRKELYSDERLLATMETLPERDATAAIRHVQTDLALHVAEADQSDDITMLCIKFRGMAPPAA
- the cbiD gene encoding cobalt-precorrin-5B (C(1))-methyltransferase CbiD — encoded protein: MNRRGKVRIGFTTGSAAVAAAKAGLLFLAAGKRNHRIGIPCPDGHVRLIIPVEHLEPEPDGSAGPAVRVTVRKRAGDDPDATHNAAIVVRVRMEAAAYPEVVIQGGKGVGTVTRPGLPVPVGEAAINPGPRRQMQRALLETLERLDLTARVHVLVEVPEGLVLAEKTLNPRLGILGGISILGTRGTVKAFSHAAWKDTIRQCLDVALAEQLDAVALSTGGRGQRFLEAVLPELPGAAFIQVGDHPGFALRQASQRGMSRLVWGGFWGKLVKMAQGRPQTHARLFPVDLNALAELALRVGVERDLAASIAEANTARHALDLLRASSCCEQAVRRVLEAACRHCRCWARGTMDLELILLDYDGCVIQRVQCPKGIGNSRKP